Genomic DNA from Gossypium hirsutum isolate 1008001.06 chromosome A01, Gossypium_hirsutum_v2.1, whole genome shotgun sequence:
TTGACTATGTTCTTTACCCTTTCATGTTGAAAGGGGGAGGAATTAAGAAAGCTGATTGGAGCTCCTGTTTACATTGAATGTAGTTCAAAGACACAGCAGGTATGTACATATTCGACTGATCTACCATTGCATTTTGTTTTCAAGCCTTGGAAGTATGTTAATTACTTCTTCTTGAAATACAGAACGTGAAAGCAGTCTTCGATGCGGCCATCAAAGTGGTTCTCCAGCCACcaaagcagaagaagaaaaagaagagaaagtcaCAAAAGGCCTGCTCGATATTGTGATCACGTGATGAACTGTTATGGATTGTCTTTTGTGATCACATAAATCTGTTAGTCTCTCACCATTTTTATCATCTCTTTCTCACCTTGAGAAAATAGCTCCTTTTGGTTTGTAGTCTGTACTAACGGAACTAGGATCTTTCCTATAATCATCTAAATTtgtgctttttcttttctttttttctctcatgGATTGTCTTTTGAATTTGTATATTGATGGCCCTTTGTGTTCTCACACTTTCCTTCAGTTACTTTGGATTTAGATATGTTTGATCTGTTAACTGAAACATGGAGAAATTGTTTCCTATTGTTTCTTGTGATGTAATCTGATCTAGTATGTTTTAATGAACTAATATTATATTTGTGGTTTTGGAGTTCACTAATTTCTTTTGCTTACCTGATTGAATATTGTTTCTTCTACTTCATCTTGCCACTTCCATTCTCCCTTCTAACATCGAATTTATACGGATATAAAGGGAATGAGCCTCGGATCAAAGTCTAGCTGGTTCATGAACTGCAAGAGTCATGCTTAAAAAGATCGTAATCATCAGGTTTGAGAATCGAATTCCAGCATATATACTCGCTCCTTATTGTCAGGCTGTTGTAGTTCCCTCGGTTCGATTGTTTGTTGCTTCCACATGGTGTTCCATACAAATGGTTCTCTTTGATCTCATTGGCCTTATAGTTTTGTATGAAAGATGAACTGAGATGCCATCTTTCTGCTTATACATGAATCAAAATGATGATTTAGTCAGTTTTGAGGAAGTTAAAGCGAATATGGAACCAAAATAATTCTCCTTACCAAGATAGTGAGAAAGATCAATTAGAATATGGCATCGCCATTTTAGTCATTGGAAAAGTCTTCGAGTTATATTTTTAGTTAACTTTTGCTCTTATACCCAACAATTATAAATAGAGAGACATGAGACGCCATTAATATCTTCCCAAGTTTTCCTCCTTTTATAAAGTTGTTGATTCTTCAAGTTGTACCCAATCATTAAGTCCATCAAACAAGGGGGATGCACAAATCAGAAGATGGTACAAACGAATGAGATAAGGGCACTTAAACTTGTCTTTGTCCATTCAAATTTTGTCGACTCAAGCATCGGAAGGTGCCTTTCTTTCGATTCTCTTTCATTAACCTAGAATACCAACTTTTTCCTTGGAATTTATACTGTGTCCACTTTCATCAATATGTAAAGAATTGGTGGACCTCTTTCACAAACTCCTACAATTCCTCCATTAAATAGAGCTACCATCTTTCCCTTTTGAAGTTCTCCATTACATTTCCCCATTCTCCctcttgaatatatatatatataagaacttTATTAATGGCGTCAAAAAGAATACTGAAGGAGCTCAAGGAATTGCAAAGAGATCCTCCAGCTTCATGCAGTGCAGGTAAGACTTAGAAGCAAAATCGCATTGCAGCTAATCTCCATTGTTGTTTGCAAGGTAAATTCACTACGTAAGCTGTACTTTATCCAGGTCCAGTGGGTGAAAATATGTTTCATTGGCAGGCAACCATTATAGGTCCAAATGATAGTCCATATGCTGGTGGTGTTTTCCTTGTGACCATCCATTTCCCTCCTGATTACCCATTTAAACCTCCCAAGGTACCATAATCTAGCACCTAATGCATCTCTATGGGCTTTTTAACATAATAATGTTCACCAAATTGTTTTTCAGATTGCCTTCAGAACCAAGGTTTTCCATCCCAACATAAACACTAATGGCAATATCTGTTTAGACATTCTCAAAGAACAATGGAGTCCTGCACTCACCATATCCAAGGTAGGTAAAGCTTGGatcaataaaattaagaaaaaaaaaaagaaaagaaaaagggtaagcTAGAAGCATAGTCACTCTAAAATAGGATATGTCCTATTTTGGTCACTTcaaaatttattcttaatttaacCACTCGAACAAGGATAATTGTGCGACTGCCATTAAAATGTCTGTTTTATTTTAATGGATTGCTGATGTGGCATATTAACACATTGAGTGATTGACACGTGACATTTTGGTTGACTTTTGACTAAAGTTTAGGGACCTCCCTATAATTAGTCCAAaactttttcccctaaacttcATAGAGAGGTCCTAAATTTTAG
This window encodes:
- the LOC107916765 gene encoding SUMO-conjugating enzyme UBC9 isoform X1; amino-acid sequence: MASKRILKELKELQRDPPASCSAGPVGENMFHWQATIIGPNDSPYAGGVFLVTIHFPPDYPFKPPKIAFRTKVFHPNINTNGNICLDILKEQWSPALTISKVLLSICSLLTDPNPDDPLVPEIARMCKADKFKYIIMKRKRRNKKVVIV
- the LOC107916765 gene encoding ubiquitin-conjugating enzyme E2 10 isoform X2 — protein: MASKRILKELKELQRDPPASCSAGPVGENMFHWQATIIGPNDSPYAGGVFLVTIHFPPDYPFKPPKIAFRTKVFHPNINTNGNICLDILKEQWSPALTISKVLLSICSLLTDPNPDDPLVPEIARMCKADKFKYESTARSWTHK